From Mustelus asterias chromosome 5, sMusAst1.hap1.1, whole genome shotgun sequence, a single genomic window includes:
- the dnajc5ga gene encoding dnaJ (Hsp40) homolog, subfamily C, member 5 gamma a isoform X2, producing the protein MATPRLQRTMSRTGESLYKSLGLEKGATPEEIKKAYRKLALKYHPDKNPDNPDASEKFKEINNANAILNDDNKKRIYDEYGSMGLYVAEQFGEESVKYYFLMNKCWFKALVICCGIFTGCCCCCCCCFCCGKCKPSGEMEDYDVINPEDLEAQIRAEQGGDGGVNIPIIIQPQSESVESETT; encoded by the exons ATGGCTACACCACGACTTCAACGCACAATGTCCAGAACAGGTGAAAGTTTATACAAGTCACTAGGATTGGAGAAAGGGGCTACGCCAGAGGAAATTAAAAAAGCATACAG AAAACTTGCCCTCAAATATCACCCAGACAAAAATCCAGACAATCCTGATGCATCAGAGAAGTTTAAGGAAATAAACAATGCAAATGCTATTCTGAACGATGATAATAAGAAACGCATCTATGATGAGTATGGCTCAATGGGACTGTATGTGGCGGAGCAGTTTGGAGAAGAGAGCGTCAAATACTACTTTTTGATGAACAAATGTTGGTTTAAG GCTCTTGTTATATGCTGTGGCATTTTCACTggatgctgctgctgctgttgctgttgCTTCTGTTGTGGAAAATGCAAGCCTTCAGGAGAAATGGAAGATTATGATGTTATCAATCCTGAAGATTTAGAGGCACAGATTAGAGCAGAGCAAGGTGGTGACGGTG GTGTAAATATCCCGATCATCATTCAACCACAATCAGAATCCGTGGAATCTGAAACGACCTAG
- the dnajc5ga gene encoding dnaJ (Hsp40) homolog, subfamily C, member 5 gamma a isoform X1, which translates to MATPRLQRTMSRTGESLYKSLGLEKGATPEEIKKAYRKLALKYHPDKNPDNPDASEKFKEINNANAILNDDNKKRIYDEYGSMGLYVAEQFGEESVKYYFLMNKCWFKALVICCGIFTGCCCCCCCCFCCGKCKPSGEMEDYDVINPEDLEAQIRAEQGGDGGKAVIAQPAPSSAPENADEKQL; encoded by the exons ATGGCTACACCACGACTTCAACGCACAATGTCCAGAACAGGTGAAAGTTTATACAAGTCACTAGGATTGGAGAAAGGGGCTACGCCAGAGGAAATTAAAAAAGCATACAG AAAACTTGCCCTCAAATATCACCCAGACAAAAATCCAGACAATCCTGATGCATCAGAGAAGTTTAAGGAAATAAACAATGCAAATGCTATTCTGAACGATGATAATAAGAAACGCATCTATGATGAGTATGGCTCAATGGGACTGTATGTGGCGGAGCAGTTTGGAGAAGAGAGCGTCAAATACTACTTTTTGATGAACAAATGTTGGTTTAAG GCTCTTGTTATATGCTGTGGCATTTTCACTggatgctgctgctgctgttgctgttgCTTCTGTTGTGGAAAATGCAAGCCTTCAGGAGAAATGGAAGATTATGATGTTATCAATCCTGAAGATTTAGAGGCACAGATTAGAGCAGAGCAAGGTGGTGACGGTG GGAAGGCTGTTATCGCCCAACCAGCACCTAGTTCAGCCCCAGAAAATGCTGATGAAAAACAACTGTAA